The genomic DNA TCTaccctataaatatttaacatatgtatattctttgtttttattagtatattaaaacaataaatgaaatagTTGCTTTTAATGGTTTAATAGAcggaagtatttttttaatttctttctttctttcttttttttttttattattgactaCTACGTCATTGCAAGGGGAGTATGACTTGTACACTTTATTGCTAGAtgattcattaataaaatatcggttgtttatttaaaaaataataaactattttaaattatttgtaaacagtagaattaaattgtgaatttaaaaaaaaatactttctcTCGCGTCACTTTCTaaacacaattattatttttttttattattattattattgttgttggtttagatatttcattattagtttttgttttaaatttattttatgacactgaagttagATGACGTCTTATaagttttggatttttgtcgaaacgataaaatacaaaaaaagaaatatttaaaaaaattccactcatagtttttttaattttttacatgtgcatatttttagtttttttttttttaaatcatttggtgaaaaaaaattcgaaaattgttaatttcaaGATACTCAAGTTAGCTGAcgtttgataatttttggatttttttttaaacaataaattataaaaaaaaaaatttttgaaaaaattgcacctatagtttattaaattttctacatgttcatatttttatacttatttttttttaaaattaagtcgttgaaacaaaaatttgaaaatttttaactgcctgctaacttcaggatcataatttcaagatcatatttattttgaatgagtgtgaatacagcagacatcagacaaatttaaaattattaatagagtaaataaataataaaattaaattaaaaaattaataagtgcattttttataaatgttttttttttaattatttataattttaaatttgtctgataactgctacattcacactcatttattttgacttttttttttaaataaaatagttttctttttaagATCAATTATTGGTTTTGTTTACTGTActccaatttaaaaaattatttattcagttaaaacaaaataaataataataataataatttttgaactgagtgaaaaagtaattaaactaaaaaagaCAAGATAactaagaaaatatttaaaatatcaaaaaaatatatgagatcatttttttgagtaataaaattctctacaaaaaagatctgattaacttttttcttaaaactaaTACTTAAGGCTGTAGCATTAAAAGTTCATCAGAAAAATCTTATTGtcatactaaaaattaaaaacgcaggtgtaaaaataaaaattgtgcctctaatataaaaaatatcaaaaaagtttatgaaatcttttttgtagccctGGAAatcctctacaaaaaagatctgatTAACTTTTTTCCTAAAACTGATACTTGAGGCTGCAGCATTAAAAGttcatcagacaaatttttgttatcatactaaaaattaaaaatgctgatctaaaaatataaattctacctctactataaaaaatatcaaaaaactttatgagatcttttttgtagctcTGAAAATTCTcttcaaaatttattcgaaCAACTTTTCtctaaaacaaatatttaattaatttaatagacagttcaatttttttttttgtctgcaataacaacaatagataatctcataaataattactagtaCAAAGCCTTTATCGACACACATGCGTCACTGAAATCTTGTTTAggattattataaaaatatacatgtgTTGAGtaagaattatattttactcaaacaacttttttctaattaCTTATTACTCCATTTTGTTAGATAAATTCCgattctgaagttaacagacaattaaaaattgtccgattttttttaaaccaatcaataaaaaaaaaaaaaaatcaaactaaaaatatgcacatgtaaaaaataaaaaaactataggtgcgattttttaaaatattttttttttataatttatcgtttttaaaaaaatcaaaaaattatcaaacgtccgctaacttcagtatcataaatgaattttatcaataatttgtactgaacaattgatattttacttattttttactcatatatctgactatttatttgaataataaaataaaataaatgattcttTCTTTTATAGAAAAgctttaaatttgaaaatggcATCACGTAAGAAAGTTCTACTCAAAGTTATTATTCTTGGAGATTCTGGGGTTGGTAAAACATCACTAATGAATCAGtatgtaaacaaaaaatttagtaacCAGTACAAAGCAACGATTGGAGCTGATTTTTTGACTAAAGAAGTTATGGTTGACGATAGGATAGTTACCATGCaggtaatcatttttttataattaataaatttattaatttactggttgactatttatttaattgcttaaaaataaagatttggGACACTGCGGGACAAGAAAGATTTCAATCACTGGGAGTTGCATTTTACCGAGGCGCTGATTGTTGCGTGTTAGTGTTCGATGTCGCAGCCCCAACGTCCTTTAAATCATTGGACTCATGGCGAGACGAATTTTTAATCCAAGCGTCACCCAGGGACCCCGATAATTTTCCATTTGTCGTGTTGGGTAATAAAGTCGACCTTGAGAACAGAGCcgtaagttttttatttactccgATCTATTTATACCCATCATCTTTGCCTTTTATGacaatgttttatttttttttctttctttattattttatttatttcggtAATTGGTTACTTATTTTTGTGTAGGTCTCGAGCAAGAGAGCACACCAATGGTgtcaatcaaaaaataatatcccGTACTTTGAAACGAGCGCTAAAGAAGCTATTAATGTCGAGCAAGCTTTTCAGACGATAGCTAAAAATGCTTTGGCTCAAGAGAgtgaggtaatttttttttaatttaaatttttaattcaaataattttgtttttatggaaagatagaaaattgaaagatctttaaaatgagtacccacaacttatatttattatcaattcctaagactcatatatttatatatatatcaaaatatatataaatcatgtaaaatattttcactgaaaggtttaaaatttcaagctctttaaaatgagtactcacaacttatatttattatcaattcctaagactcatatatttatatatatcaaaatatatataaatcatggAAAATACTTTCACTGGAAGATATAAAATTCCACGctctttaaaatgagtacccacaagccatACTTAGCAGTAGTTCccaaattatatatttatatatatcaaaatatatatatgttagcGACTAAAAATAAGTATGGCTTGTGGGTATTCGTTTGAAAGCGCTCGGAATTTCCTACTCaacaagacaaaaaaaaatactcaaacaTATTTTTGACACATGAATTATaagaataacaataaaaaatgtttttcaggTTGAACTTTATAACGAATTTCCCGATCAAATAAAGCTTACCAACGATCAAAGAACTAATGGCAAAGGTGACTCGTGTGCCTGCTAGAATATCACGGGGCAGATATTAATTATggtaaatcataaataaaaaaaacaaaaacaaaaagaaaaagtaaagtaaaaaaatataaacacaaAGATAATGAGATTGTACGGTCAGTGTGCTCTCTGCGTGTTTAAAACTGTGAGGATCATCGCAACGAGggtgaaattaataaacaaaataacaataaaaataataaataaataaattaaatataatcacagcaattaagtaaaaaaaaaaaaaggaaattaaataaataaaatctcgGTGCTTTGTTAACtcacttataaaataatataataattaaacacgagaataaaaataataaaataagagaccagttttttcaaatgtacgataaagtgaattgaaaaaatattcgatgAATTTTTATCTAGATGCAAATCGATTAATcggtaataattaaaataatgatatttaaataagtaatacttgaaatatatattatttagttgattatataatgataataattattattgttattattaattaattaattaattattaaaagataaatttttatttttatcaccaaaaataaattctggaattatttctttactttaaataaatcgtAAGCTAAGTACACAGTACATCTTATATATTtaggaaaatttaattttttttttttgtattttaaatataaatattttttttttaacctgtagtttgttgataaaaaaattaaaataataataaatgtttcacatataaattattagagaTTTAAAGTAATAGTTATTTCTATAGAGAAACAATAACTcaaattactgttattattatttttttttttttgattgctaaatttttttcaattgttaCAAATATTTCTGGACTCGTAAAATTGTATTTTGTTACAGAATAAAGAACATGGCGTTTTATttactacaaaatttttttcttttattaaaaatcaaaaattatgaaacttatattttgtttAGATAAAagatgtatataaaattttttatttcgattgaatattttatttaaaaaaaaaatatgaaacggAGTAAAATATtgcggtaaattttttataaactggACTAAACCcgaatattttttctactcGTCTTAtccttttatataaattattatttttttttttttttgtaaaatttgatgactcattaaaatttttaaaagtcgcctctactaaataaattattttaaaaaaattattaataaatttatcagtaaaaaaaatatatacattagactggtttaaaaaaatcgacaattttttttttctttattatatcgaaaatattgttggaaatgacgaaaagaAAATACTgcgaaagtttgagctcttaatattaatattaacagctgtcgcatcgcaattttctatatcccgtttaaataacatggaaaaagttattttttaagctttgaaattttgtagctcacggtgggaccaatGCTTCcaaatgttcaagacatattcttatgggaaattagacgctctacaaaaaaggtcacttataatttttcgaaatttttatttcttcaaaagttattcgaagttaaagttaaattgacgataaattttcacattttttaaattttttgacgcaaccatcaactttatcggaaaattttattggacattttttgtagaggattttatttcctataacttatctcagagaaaattttcgatatttctcacaagtcgtaagttatttgcaaataactgaaaattttcttaaataatctaaattttgttacttaaaatgaattatattaaattttcaattaattgcaaataacttacgacttgtgagaaatatcaaaaattttctcggagataagttataggaaataaaatgctctacaaaaaatgtcctataaaattttccgataaagttgatggttgcgtcgaaaaattcaaaaaatgtaaaaatttatcgtcaatctaactttaactttgaataacttttaaagaaacaaaaatatcgataaaatataagagaccttttttgtagagcgtcaaatttcccataagaatatgtcttgaacatttaaaagtattggtcccaccgtgagctacaaaatttcaaagcttaaaaaataacttttctcatgttatttaaacgggaaatagaaaattgcgatgcggcagctgttaatattaatattaagagctcaaactttcacagtattttcttttcgtcatttccaacgatattttcgatataataaagaaacaaaaatagtcgatttttttgaatcagtctaatatacatatattggtatattttatatatatttaataaatacaagtttgttgaaaatataaacatatcggaaaatattattttataaaatttataatttaatattttaaaaataattaaatgatttatttgattaaaaataaaaaaaagttattaaaagtaTGAAggaaagataaatttaataaaaaaaaaaaaataatggttaTTAGTGTTTGAGATGATAAATGTTTAAAGTCgtgatttataataatttataaaaatatttcgtataaaaagttataaataatttaacaacgTGAAATATATGAACGTACggtaataaaatatgaaaattattcaatcgataaaaaattaaatttattgatatttaatttcaacGCACGTTCGTATTGATACTcatgtatataataatttttttttattattattattaattattgattattatggataattattaattatcattatttaaatagtatCGTTAAcagatatattataaatacgtAATTGCTATAAATCTACTCTTGCTACTCTTAgtttttaagcaaaaaaaaattaataaaaaattatttaaaaatcattttttcattgcaatgcattattatttttttacctatAGTGTAATCATCAGGGTACAGAAGTTTGTGCTtaacaataagaataaaagGAAAGAATTCGCCCAAATTTCTTTATATCAAAATTACGATCGCGAGCTAATTcacgtgaattaaattaaaagatgtATTCAAATATCGAATGCCATAAAAGAATGTTGAAATTgaggttgtgaaaaaaatatgtcaataaGATAATCAGCAAGACAATGAGCAAGACAATTATCAAGACCACCAACAAGACAATTAACAAGCCGAtgagcaagaccaccagcaagacaattagcaagacCGCCAGCAACATAATGagcaagacaattagcaagaccaccagcaagacaattagcaaCATATTGagcaagacaattagcaagacCGCCAGCAACATAATGagcaagacaattagcaagaccaccagcaagacaattagcaaCATAATGagcaagacaattagcaagacCGCCAGCAACATAATGAGCAAGACATTCAGCAAGACCGCCAGCAACATAATGagcaagacaattagcaagaccaccagcaagacaagCAGCAAGACCGCCAGTAAGACAACGAGCAAGACAattgtcttgctgatggtcttgctaatTTTCTTGCTGATTGTCTTATTGACTTATTTTTTCAGAACCTTAATTTCGGCGGCTTTAATGACACTCGACATTTGAATACATCTTTTAGAAATTTCTTTGAGAAATTTGcgcgaatttttttcttttaatcttATTGTTGAGCACAAACTTCCGTACCCTGGCAAtcattaactaattattttatttattatttgtaaatttctattaaattttttttttattcccgcggtatttttttttgtcgataaaaaatttgaaagactTCAGCTTGGGCTTCGGaattgtgaaaatattttattgtcaaaTATTGCGATTTCTAAACCAGAAATGAACCTTctattgaaaagaaaaattttttttattattctagtattaattttacttcCTAATTCtgctaaattaatttaagttataaataaattattattatacaataataatttatgaaatgatATAGAGTTTAgtgtaaattatttgaataccCAGTCATCGATCCGTATAaaatggtaattatttataatacaaataaaaataaaatagatccaAGTAAAATTTGAATGGACAGACACAATTATTTAGAATGTTAAATGTGTTATAGGCCTGACAGGAAATTACTCCTAAAACGATTCGATAAACCGTgaaaacgagaccaaacatttatatatatacatatatatatatatactctgtaaaaaatttggaataaatacggattttatttgaattcattTCGTCCCTCGGAGTTTCggagtttaataaataaaatcacttCGTATGCGTGAAaggggactttttttttaattagactGATTTTGGAGTGATGAggaattaatttcaattcctATCTACTCCATTCTGgagttttagtattaaaataaactccgtTCTGGAGTTAATTTCTGTCCGgaagggattaaataaataaaaaatcatccgcTTGGCATTTACTCCACGTCCActtctaaaattttctacagtatatgtatattaaggTGTGTCATTTTAaagctatatttttttttttactgctataccagaaaatctggtagtatacagaaaataaaaaattatgccgcTGGGCTAAAAGGTTTAAGTCCAATAGCGGCttagctcataaaaaaattcgatttcccatttaaataacacgggaaatttttttttttaactttgagtatttttaactcgtgaacaaatcaatagatcgaatcgactaatacatatttttgtaggaaattgaacgctctacaaaaaaggtatcttatcattttttgataaatccatctgttcgaaagttatcagagctcgaagtaaagttggagatcttttcagttttccggcgaaaccatcagacttatcataaaatgttgtagggtcttttttgttgacaattttactctctacaaattactatcactaaagttttttcaaattccgcattgttttctagttatattcattttaattttaagctcttaaaaaagtagtgttctgatcgatttcaagagctcgacattgaaatgaaaataactagaaaacaatgcagaatttaaaaaaactttagtgatagtaatttgtagagaataaaattgtcaacaaaaaagaccctacaacattttatgataagtctgatggtttcgccggaaaactgaaaagatctccaactttacttcgagctctaataactttcgaacagatggatttatcaaaaaatgataagataccttttttgtagagcgttcaatttcctacaaaaatatgtattagtcaatttgatctattgatttgttcacgagttaaaaatactcaaagttaaaaaaaaaaatttcccgtgttatttaaatgggaaatcgaatttttttatgagctaaGCCGCTATTGGACTTAAACCTTTTAGCCCAGCGgcatgattttttattttctatatactacaagattttctggtatagcagaaaaaaaaatatagccttaaaatgacacaccctattatatatatatatatatataaaaatttactatcattgtatatttttaccacaaaaaaatatgttccAAAATATTgtcaatttaatatatttttggtgcaaaaatttgaaaattttattcaaaattattttcttaatcgaaGAAACTCAAGTTTATTTCAagatacgataatttttttttttcaaactagtgtagaaatttcgaTCATCTTCTGcccacaaaaattattttcgcgttagacatgaaattaataatgcaataatttatatcgaTTTATTACTTgagaaaacattatttttactagtaaatttttttctgtgtaattgTCACTTGtatcataaagaaaaattaattacttatggaagagaataaataaatacgtgataaataagtaattagttATAACACAAATCAaccaatttattattatttaatttttttatataatatccTAGATAATggtgagtaaaaaataaaaataaaagatatattatataatgaCAAGGACAATTGAATTGGTTATTTGCTTACATACTCTGTAGCATCCGATACAtaagaatacaaaaattgtataGAATCAAGTTGTGAgatgtattattaatttacatagACGATTTGAATATCAATAAACGTATGAAAGTTTACTCGGTACGATATTACTCATACGAGTACTTGTCGCGTTGTTTATtacacagtatttttttttttttgtaatcttaTGTATGATTCAGAAAGAAGAATGCAagaatgaattaattataaaatatataattaatttgataaatttatgaattttttcccctttttttttctttaatgcAGAATAACTTTtgtactaaaaattattttttaaatttcgcgccaaaataaatacaatttttttaaattatcgaaaatgaaaaaaaaaaataattaatcacttCACTTGTAAATTACACCCCCCCCCTCCTAatgtttttttgattaaaatttttagaagtctgtcaaaaataaatgcgataaagtcataaatttataggaatttcaatgaataattttattttattttttatcagatttttttatactagaAATTTTGGACTCTccctaattttaaattattaattcatcgtaatttttttatcagactaagaattttcgaaaattgacaATAGTCTattattatcagaaatgacaaattgaaaaaaattaattacaaattgccaattaaattacatgctgtcagttttaaaaacttatgagtaataattaaatacctatctatctataacttattatttatacttccAGTGCGACAATAAAGTACATgattattttccaaaaatttcgtcatcactgaaaataatttatcgtattATTAAATACTCATTACTCATTACCGAGTGCAAATCACAAGACACAattacactgtgaaaaatcaggagtgaatacggattttatttaaatccgaattcactccgtcacttgGAGTTCCagagtcaaaaaaaatgactCCGCATACATAGTAAATTCGGAGTTTCAATATCGAAACAAACTctccttcggagtgaattttactccaaggggagtaaataattacacgGTCATCCACTCTGCATTTACTCcgaatttaatccgcgttcactccacagattttttacagtgaaaaaaaaatcaaaaataatcttataaaaaaaaaaaaaaatgttaagtttCAATGCAGTGTAGTAAAGTTGGCAAATCGTACTTCATGGTTTAGTGCACCGAGATATGTATTTAAAGCATTAACaatgttatattttaaatattattacgtAGGACGATATAGAAGAGTAGATTTTGTGTTGAGATACA from Microplitis mediator isolate UGA2020A chromosome 7, iyMicMedi2.1, whole genome shotgun sequence includes the following:
- the LOC130670899 gene encoding ras-related protein rab7, producing the protein MASRKKVLLKVIILGDSGVGKTSLMNQYVNKKFSNQYKATIGADFLTKEVMVDDRIVTMQIWDTAGQERFQSLGVAFYRGADCCVLVFDVAAPTSFKSLDSWRDEFLIQASPRDPDNFPFVVLGNKVDLENRAVSSKRAHQWCQSKNNIPYFETSAKEAINVEQAFQTIAKNALAQESEVELYNEFPDQIKLTNDQRTNGKGDSCAC